A single region of the Acetivibrio cellulolyticus CD2 genome encodes:
- a CDS encoding beta-ketoacyl-ACP synthase III: protein MNKTCSYGILGIGSCLPEKILTNFDWEKMVDTTDEWITKRTGISERRVLEKNEPGHEIGVKAAKRALEDAGLNAEDLDLIIVATETPDYLTPSMSCLIQNGIGAKKAAAFDLNAACSGFIYSMTVAGQFIKTGMYKHILVVGCESLTKAMDWNDRNTCVLFGDGAGAAVLGPVEEGYGVLNTCIGAVGEMGHNITLPCCYVNEAEAAKRQGEDKRVFWMDGSEVFKFAVKIMEYGTNKALEEIGLKLDDVKLIVPHQANIRILEGAAKRLGVTSDKVFSNIQKYGNISSASIPVGLNDAYRGGKINKGDNLVLVGFGGGLTWGSAVIKWSK, encoded by the coding sequence TTGAACAAGACTTGTAGCTATGGGATTTTAGGGATTGGAAGCTGTTTACCAGAAAAGATTTTAACTAACTTTGACTGGGAAAAGATGGTTGATACAACGGATGAATGGATTACTAAAAGAACAGGTATATCGGAAAGAAGAGTTCTTGAAAAGAATGAACCGGGGCATGAAATTGGAGTTAAGGCTGCAAAGAGGGCTTTGGAAGATGCTGGTTTAAACGCCGAAGATCTGGATTTAATTATTGTTGCAACCGAGACTCCGGATTATCTTACTCCATCTATGTCGTGCTTGATCCAAAATGGGATTGGAGCTAAGAAGGCTGCTGCTTTTGATCTTAATGCAGCATGTTCCGGTTTTATTTACAGTATGACTGTTGCAGGGCAATTTATTAAAACAGGAATGTATAAGCATATTCTGGTAGTTGGATGTGAATCTCTCACTAAGGCGATGGATTGGAATGATAGAAATACATGTGTGCTTTTCGGTGATGGGGCAGGAGCAGCAGTACTTGGACCTGTAGAAGAAGGCTATGGTGTGTTGAATACTTGCATTGGAGCAGTAGGAGAAATGGGCCATAATATAACACTTCCATGCTGTTATGTAAATGAAGCTGAGGCGGCAAAAAGGCAGGGAGAAGATAAAAGGGTCTTCTGGATGGATGGCAGTGAGGTATTTAAATTTGCAGTAAAGATAATGGAATATGGAACAAATAAAGCGTTAGAAGAGATAGGTCTCAAATTGGATGATGTTAAGCTTATTGTTCCACATCAGGCTAATATCAGAATACTTGAGGGAGCAGCAAAAAGACTAGGTGTTACTAGTGATAAAGTATTTTCTAATATTCAAAAATACGGTAACATTTCATCGGCTTCAATTCCTGTTGGTCTTAATGATGCTTATAGAGGCGGTAAAATCAACAAGGGTGACAATTTAGTTTTGGTTGGCTTCGGGGGTGGTTTGACCTGGGGTTCTGCAGTGATAAAATGGAGCAAGTAA
- the plsX gene encoding phosphate acyltransferase PlsX — protein MVILVDAMGGDNAPQDIVKGCVEAVNESQGFDILLIGDKDKIEEILGEKNLLNPRIKIHHASEVITVEDSPTKAIKTKKDSSMVVGFDLLKEKKGDIFISCGNSGALMTGALLILGRIKGVDRPAFPAIIPTKTGKCIIIDAGLNTVCKPVNYQQFAIMGSIFMKEMFNIENPKVGLLNIGSEEGKGNEVIKQAHNLLEESNINFVGNIEGTDIFRGKAEVAVCDGFVGNVALKTIEGSASFLFGMIKGVFYKNLKTKLGALLLKKDMKEVKKLLDPDENGGALIIGVNGLVLKSHGNSNMKTIKNVILKANILGRTRIVETIKNEFVNMEVEDIEQDL, from the coding sequence TTGGTTATATTAGTAGATGCGATGGGTGGGGACAATGCACCACAAGACATTGTTAAAGGATGTGTTGAAGCAGTTAATGAGTCGCAAGGTTTTGATATATTGTTAATTGGTGATAAAGATAAGATTGAAGAAATACTTGGGGAGAAAAACTTATTAAACCCAAGAATTAAGATACATCATGCTTCAGAAGTTATTACTGTGGAGGATTCTCCTACTAAAGCAATAAAGACTAAGAAAGACTCGTCAATGGTAGTAGGTTTTGATTTATTAAAAGAAAAAAAAGGTGATATATTCATTTCTTGTGGAAATAGTGGTGCTCTGATGACTGGGGCATTGCTCATATTAGGTAGGATTAAAGGCGTGGATAGACCAGCTTTCCCGGCCATAATACCAACAAAAACCGGGAAATGCATAATTATAGATGCGGGACTTAATACAGTTTGTAAACCAGTCAACTATCAGCAGTTTGCTATTATGGGATCAATATTTATGAAGGAGATGTTCAATATTGAAAATCCAAAGGTTGGGCTTCTGAATATTGGCTCCGAAGAAGGGAAAGGGAACGAGGTTATCAAGCAGGCGCATAACTTGCTTGAAGAGTCAAATATAAACTTTGTTGGAAATATTGAAGGGACTGACATTTTCAGAGGTAAGGCTGAAGTTGCTGTGTGTGATGGTTTTGTTGGGAATGTTGCACTTAAAACTATAGAAGGTTCGGCATCATTCTTGTTTGGTATGATTAAAGGTGTTTTTTATAAGAATCTTAAGACTAAACTTGGTGCACTATTGCTTAAGAAAGATATGAAGGAAGTCAAAAAATTGCTTGACCCTGATGAAAATGGAGGCGCCCTAATTATTGGGGTAAATGGTCTGGTACTAAAAAGCCATGGTAATTCAAATATGAAGACTATAAAGAATGTAATATTAAAAGCAAACATATTGGGAAGGACCAGGATTGTAGAAACAATAAAAAATGAGTTTGTGAATATGGAGGTTGAGGACATTGAACAAGACTTGTAG
- the fabD gene encoding ACP S-malonyltransferase: MGKLAFIFSGQGAQYVGMGKEIAEAYKASDEVFNQASEALGFDVKKMVFESDDETLKITENTQPTIVTTSIACLQPLLENGIKPDVVAGLSLGEYSAHVAAGTMSFKDAVALVRKRGKFMQEAVPVGVGAMAAILGLDNEKVIECCKTAASDGIVGPANFNCPGQVVIAGEVKAVERAAELAKEAGAKRAMMLPVSAPFHCSMLKPAGEKLSAELDKIMFNDMKIPVVTNVTAEYILDKSVVKDLLVSQVSSPVLFEESIRKMIDDGVDTFVEIGPGKTLIGFVKKINKDVKTLNVDDLESLNTTLRELGALKSSGKMSIPNWK; encoded by the coding sequence ATGGGAAAGCTAGCGTTTATATTTTCCGGCCAAGGTGCACAATATGTTGGTATGGGAAAGGAAATAGCTGAGGCATATAAGGCTTCAGACGAGGTGTTTAATCAGGCATCAGAAGCTTTAGGCTTTGATGTGAAAAAAATGGTTTTTGAGAGTGATGATGAAACATTAAAAATAACCGAGAATACACAGCCTACTATTGTGACCACAAGCATAGCGTGTCTTCAACCTCTTTTAGAAAACGGAATCAAGCCTGATGTTGTAGCAGGGCTTAGTCTTGGTGAGTATTCGGCTCATGTAGCAGCAGGTACTATGTCATTTAAAGACGCTGTTGCGCTTGTAAGAAAAAGAGGGAAGTTTATGCAGGAAGCTGTTCCGGTAGGCGTTGGAGCAATGGCGGCTATACTGGGATTGGATAACGAAAAAGTAATAGAATGCTGTAAGACCGCAGCTTCAGATGGCATAGTTGGACCTGCAAACTTTAACTGTCCTGGTCAGGTAGTTATTGCTGGGGAAGTGAAAGCAGTTGAAAGAGCTGCGGAACTGGCAAAAGAAGCTGGAGCTAAAAGGGCTATGATGCTGCCAGTAAGTGCACCTTTCCATTGCAGTATGTTAAAACCAGCAGGGGAAAAACTCTCGGCAGAACTTGATAAAATAATGTTTAATGATATGAAAATTCCTGTAGTAACAAATGTTACAGCTGAATATATTTTAGATAAATCAGTGGTTAAAGACTTGCTTGTCAGTCAGGTTAGCAGTCCTGTTCTTTTTGAGGAATCCATTAGAAAAATGATTGATGATGGAGTAGACACTTTTGTGGAAATTGGTCCAGGAAAGACCTTAATAGGGTTTGTCAAAAAGATAAATAAGGATGTTAAAACATTGAATGTTGATGATCTGGAGTCTTTAAACACTACACTCAGAGAACTTGGTGCTTTAAAGTCCAGCGGTAAAATGTCAATACCAAATTGGAAATAA
- a CDS encoding IS1634 family transposase has translation HDVTRFIKRNSISKSGDKVIDSYYIDQSVMMKEEKYDGYYAIATNLDEDVKTIIEISSKRYKIEDCFRVMKTNFSARPVHHRNRERIIAHFMVCYTALLIYRLLEVKLDDYGTHFTTENIIETLKNMEVINVQDMYYQSIYNGSQVCTALNAVFELGLVKKYYQPKELNKKIKNILT, from the coding sequence CCCACGATGTTACGCGTTTTATAAAAAGAAATTCAATATCAAAATCTGGGGATAAAGTGATAGACTCTTACTACATTGATCAAAGTGTAATGATGAAAGAAGAAAAATATGATGGTTATTATGCCATAGCCACAAATTTAGATGAGGATGTTAAAACAATCATCGAAATAAGTTCCAAAAGGTACAAGATCGAGGATTGTTTCAGAGTAATGAAAACAAACTTCTCAGCTCGTCCAGTTCACCACCGCAACAGAGAGCGAATAATCGCTCACTTTATGGTATGTTATACTGCACTCCTTATATATCGACTTCTTGAGGTTAAACTCGATGATTATGGGACACATTTCACCACAGAAAACATAATTGAAACGCTAAAGAATATGGAGGTAATAAACGTACAAGACATGTACTATCAATCAATATACAATGGTTCCCAGGTATGTACAGCATTAAATGCTGTGTTTGAGCTTGGTTTAGTTAAAAAATATTACCAACCTAAAGAACTCAATAAAAAGATCAAAAATATTTTAACATAG
- a CDS encoding IS110 family transposase: protein MTLSAKKVRGRFDNPDEIAATLQKAARSSYRLPKTVTHSVNQVLAVSFSAIKAYKEQLKIFDKAIEEQIKLIPNPLTSIKGIGPVYSAGIIAEIGDIHRFKDHAALAKFAGISWTKHQSGNFTASNTKLIKFGNRYLRYYFMEATNKVRLHDHELKRFYELKYSQTPKTAHKRALALTARKFVRLVYALLHSNRLYIPPKGD from the coding sequence TTGACTTTATCAGCAAAAAAGGTAAGGGGCCGCTTTGATAATCCTGATGAAATTGCAGCCACTCTTCAGAAAGCTGCAAGAAGTTCATACCGTCTTCCCAAAACGGTTACTCATTCAGTAAATCAGGTACTTGCTGTGTCTTTTTCGGCTATAAAAGCTTATAAGGAACAGCTCAAAATCTTTGATAAGGCTATTGAGGAACAAATTAAACTTATTCCTAATCCTTTAACCTCTATCAAAGGAATCGGCCCTGTATACTCTGCCGGAATAATAGCAGAAATTGGTGATATTCATCGTTTCAAAGATCATGCTGCATTAGCTAAATTTGCGGGTATTTCCTGGACAAAACACCAATCAGGAAACTTTACGGCTTCAAATACTAAATTAATTAAGTTTGGTAACCGTTATTTGCGTTACTACTTCATGGAAGCAACTAACAAAGTGAGATTGCACGATCACGAGTTAAAACGCTTCTATGAATTAAAATATAGCCAAACCCCAAAAACAGCTCATAAAAGGGCACTTGCATTAACTGCCAGAAAATTCGTTCGACTTGTCTATGCACTGCTGCATAGCAATCGACTTTATATTCCACCAAAAGGAGATTAA